From Streptomyces chrestomyceticus JCM 4735, one genomic window encodes:
- the secF gene encoding protein translocase subunit SecF — translation MSKLGNIGARLYRGEVGYDFIGKRKIWYGISILITITAIVGLAVRGLNMGIEFSGGAVFTTPKTSVSASEAEHKAEAAAEGHQATVQKLGNGGLRIQISELDTQQSLPVQEALAKDLDVPVKDINTQLVGPSWGEEIANKAWLGLGIFMILVVIYLAIAFEWRMALAALIALIHDLTITVGVYALVGFEVTPGTVIGLLTILGYSLYDTVVVFDSLKEASKDIGKQTRFTYSELANRSINSTLVRSINTTVVALLPVAGLLFVGGGVLGAGMLNDISLALFVGLAAGAYSSIFIATPLVADFKERDPAMKALAKRVRAKRAAAAAKADAPEQQESAQNVADEDVPQDAEGDEDAAGSMVGQRNQPASRSRGRGRPSGKRR, via the coding sequence ATGTCGAAGCTCGGCAACATCGGCGCCCGGCTCTACCGCGGTGAGGTCGGTTACGACTTCATCGGCAAGCGGAAGATCTGGTACGGCATCTCGATCCTGATCACCATCACGGCCATCGTCGGCCTGGCGGTGCGCGGCCTGAACATGGGCATCGAGTTCTCCGGCGGCGCGGTCTTCACCACCCCGAAGACGTCCGTCTCCGCGTCGGAGGCGGAGCACAAGGCCGAGGCCGCGGCGGAGGGCCACCAGGCCACCGTCCAGAAGCTCGGCAACGGCGGCCTGCGCATTCAGATCAGCGAGCTGGACACCCAGCAGTCGCTGCCGGTGCAGGAGGCCCTGGCCAAGGACCTGGACGTCCCGGTCAAGGACATCAACACCCAGCTCGTCGGCCCGAGCTGGGGTGAGGAGATCGCCAACAAGGCCTGGCTGGGCCTGGGGATCTTCATGATCCTGGTGGTGATCTACCTCGCCATCGCCTTCGAGTGGCGGATGGCGCTGGCGGCCCTGATCGCGCTGATCCACGACCTCACGATCACGGTCGGCGTGTACGCGCTGGTCGGCTTCGAGGTCACCCCGGGCACCGTCATCGGTCTGCTGACGATCCTCGGTTACTCCCTCTACGACACCGTCGTGGTCTTCGACAGCCTCAAGGAAGCGTCGAAGGACATCGGGAAGCAGACCCGCTTCACCTACAGCGAGCTGGCCAACCGCAGCATCAACTCGACCCTGGTGCGTTCCATCAACACCACGGTCGTGGCGCTGCTGCCGGTCGCCGGACTGCTCTTCGTCGGTGGCGGTGTGCTCGGCGCCGGGATGCTCAACGACATCTCGCTCGCCCTGTTCGTCGGCCTCGCGGCCGGTGCGTACTCCTCGATCTTCATCGCGACCCCGCTGGTCGCCGACTTCAAGGAGCGCGACCCGGCGATGAAGGCGCTGGCCAAGCGGGTGCGTGCGAAGCGCGCCGCGGCCGCCGCCAAGGCCGACGCGCCGGAGCAGCAGGAGTCCGCGCAGAACGTCGCTGACGAGGATGTCCCGCAGGACGCGGAGGGCGACGAGGACGCCGCAGGCAGCATGGTCGGCCAGCGCAACCAGCCCGCCTCCCGCAGCCGCGGCCGCGGCCGTCCGTCGGGCAAGCGCCGATGA
- the secD gene encoding protein translocase subunit SecD yields MAAPKKGRRSPGGQGRPGRTLVLILIAMVALVGGMFLSGSSTPRLGIDLAGGTSFTLEARNQPGKPNAINETNMNTAAGIMERRVNGLGVSEAEVQTQGTNHIVVNIPKGTDAKQARQQVGTTAQLGFRPVLTTTAGAKTPSTSPSPTPSASGKGDDGKKDGKDDGKQGDKPGTKPTPTSTTQGRAVTDALKKGPSDPPKASGSSTPAPSGTPQPSTGADEIPAALQKQLADLDCTTKQSRAAAGEKAAGVKPSDPVVACKDDGSQKYVLGPVGVEGTDVKDASAVFDSQQGQGWIVQMDFTGAGGKKFADITGKLAAKTQPQNQFAIVLDGAVVSDPRVSQRLNGGSATISGGFTQQTAEDLANMLSYGALPLSFKIADETTVTAALGGEQLQAGLIAGAIGLALVIVYLVAYYRGLALVALASLAVSAVLTYAIMTLLGPAIGFALNLPAVCGAIVAIGITADSFIVYFERIRDEIREGRTLRPAVERGWPRARRTILVSDFVSFLAAFVLFIVTVGKVKGFAFTLGLTTLLDVVVVFFFTKPLMTLLARRKFFANGHPWSGLDPKRLGANPPLRRRRTTAPTETKEA; encoded by the coding sequence GTGGCAGCACCGAAAAAGGGCCGCAGGTCTCCTGGGGGCCAGGGAAGGCCGGGGCGCACCCTGGTCCTGATCTTGATCGCCATGGTGGCGCTGGTCGGCGGGATGTTCCTCTCCGGCAGCTCGACGCCCCGGCTGGGCATCGACCTCGCCGGCGGTACGAGCTTCACGCTGGAAGCCCGTAACCAGCCCGGCAAGCCCAACGCGATCAACGAGACCAACATGAACACCGCCGCGGGCATCATGGAGCGGCGTGTCAACGGGCTCGGTGTGTCCGAGGCCGAGGTCCAGACCCAGGGCACCAACCACATCGTCGTCAACATCCCCAAGGGGACGGACGCGAAACAGGCCCGCCAGCAGGTCGGTACCACCGCTCAGCTCGGCTTCCGGCCGGTGCTGACCACCACCGCCGGTGCGAAGACACCGTCGACCAGCCCGAGCCCCACCCCCTCCGCGAGCGGCAAGGGCGACGACGGCAAGAAGGACGGGAAGGACGACGGCAAGCAGGGCGACAAGCCCGGCACGAAGCCGACGCCCACCTCCACGACCCAGGGCCGCGCCGTCACCGACGCGCTGAAGAAGGGTCCGTCCGACCCGCCGAAGGCGTCCGGCAGCAGCACGCCCGCGCCGAGCGGCACCCCGCAGCCGTCCACCGGCGCCGACGAGATCCCGGCCGCGCTGCAGAAGCAGCTCGCCGACCTGGACTGCACCACCAAGCAGTCGCGCGCGGCGGCCGGTGAGAAGGCCGCCGGCGTGAAGCCGAGCGACCCGGTCGTGGCCTGCAAGGACGACGGCTCGCAGAAGTACGTGCTGGGCCCGGTCGGTGTCGAGGGCACCGACGTCAAGGACGCCTCCGCGGTCTTCGACAGCCAGCAGGGCCAGGGCTGGATCGTCCAGATGGACTTCACCGGCGCCGGCGGCAAGAAGTTCGCCGACATCACCGGCAAGCTGGCCGCCAAGACCCAGCCGCAGAACCAGTTCGCCATCGTGCTGGACGGCGCGGTCGTCTCCGACCCGCGGGTCAGCCAGCGGCTCAACGGCGGCAGCGCCACCATCTCCGGCGGCTTCACCCAGCAGACCGCCGAGGACCTGGCGAACATGCTGTCCTACGGCGCCCTGCCGCTCTCCTTCAAGATCGCCGACGAGACCACGGTCACCGCGGCGCTCGGCGGCGAGCAGCTCCAGGCGGGCCTGATCGCGGGCGCCATCGGCCTCGCGCTGGTCATCGTCTACCTGGTCGCCTACTACCGCGGTCTGGCGCTGGTCGCGCTGGCGAGCCTCGCGGTCTCCGCGGTCCTCACCTACGCGATCATGACGTTGCTGGGCCCGGCCATCGGCTTCGCGCTGAACCTGCCGGCCGTCTGCGGCGCCATCGTCGCCATCGGCATCACGGCCGACTCCTTCATCGTCTACTTCGAGCGCATCCGGGACGAGATCCGCGAGGGCCGCACCCTGCGCCCGGCCGTCGAACGCGGCTGGCCGCGCGCCCGGCGCACGATCCTGGTCTCCGACTTCGTGTCGTTCCTGGCCGCGTTCGTGCTGTTCATCGTCACCGTCGGCAAGGTGAAGGGCTTCGCGTTCACGCTGGGCCTGACCACCCTCCTCGACGTCGTGGTGGTCTTCTTCTTCACCAAGCCGCTGATGACACTGCTCGCCCGGCGGAAGTTCTTCGCCAACGGCCACCCGTGGTCCGGTCTGGACCCCAAGCGCCTGGGCGCCAATCCGCCGCTGCGCCGCCGTCGTACCACCGCTCCCACCGAGACGAAGGAGGCGTGA
- a CDS encoding RelA/SpoT family protein: protein MPDEAQPLSPGLRPGASPSAHPDQPGPADAAASGAQSSGAQKNSEGNGVPRSQPPAVRPAASPVPAAKPTPPVYTGRTGSSNRVRARLARLGVQRQSPYNPVLEPLLRIVRSNDPKIETATLRQVERAYQVAERWHRGQKRKSGDPYITHPLAVTTILAELGMDPATLMAGLLHDTVEDTEYGLDTLRRDFGDQVALLVDGVTKLDKVKFGEAAQAETVRKMVVAMAKDPRVLVIKLADRLHNMRTMRYLKREKQEKKARETLEIYAPLAHRLGMNTIKWELEDLAFAILYPKMYDEIVRLVAERAPKRDEYLAIVTDEVQADLRAARIKATVTGRPKHYYSVYQKMIVRGRDFAEIYDLVGIRVLVDTVRDCYAALGTVHARWNPVPGRFKDYIAMPKFNMYQSLHTTVIGPSGKPVELQIRTFDMHRRAEYGIAAHWKYKQEAVAGASKVRTDVPKNKADGQDTVNDMAWLRQLLDWQKETEDPGEFLESLRFDLSRNEVFVFTPKGDVIALPAGATPVDFAYAVHTEVGHRTIGARVNGRLVPLESTLDNGDLVEVFTSKAPGAGPSRDWLGFVKSPRARNKIRAWFSKERRDEAIEQGKDAIARAMRKQNLPIQRILTGDSLVTLAHEMRYPDISSLYAAIGEGHVTAQSVVQKLVQALGGQDEATEDIAESTPIRPRSKRRSSADPGVVVKGVDDVWVKLARCCTPVPGDPIIGFVTRGNGVSVHRADCVNVDSLSKQPERILDVEWAPTQSSVFLVAIQVEALDRSRLLSDVTRILSDQHVNILSAAVQTSRDRVATSRFTFEMGDPKHLGHVLKAVRSVEGVYDVYRVTSARRP, encoded by the coding sequence TTGCCAGACGAGGCCCAGCCGCTTTCTCCCGGACTCCGCCCGGGGGCGTCGCCGTCCGCCCATCCGGACCAGCCCGGCCCCGCGGACGCGGCTGCCTCGGGTGCGCAGAGCTCGGGTGCGCAGAAGAACAGCGAGGGCAACGGCGTGCCCAGGTCGCAGCCGCCCGCCGTCCGGCCCGCCGCGTCCCCCGTACCGGCCGCCAAGCCCACGCCGCCCGTCTACACCGGCCGTACCGGCTCCTCCAACCGGGTACGGGCCCGCCTCGCGCGCCTGGGCGTGCAGCGGCAGAGCCCGTACAACCCGGTCCTGGAACCGCTGCTGCGGATCGTGCGCAGCAACGACCCGAAGATCGAGACCGCCACCCTGCGGCAGGTGGAACGCGCCTACCAGGTCGCCGAGCGCTGGCACCGCGGCCAGAAGCGCAAGAGCGGCGACCCGTACATCACCCACCCGCTCGCGGTGACCACGATCCTCGCCGAGCTGGGCATGGACCCGGCCACCCTCATGGCGGGCCTGCTGCACGACACCGTCGAGGACACCGAGTACGGCCTGGACACCCTGCGCCGCGACTTCGGCGACCAGGTCGCCCTGCTGGTGGACGGCGTCACCAAGCTGGACAAGGTCAAGTTCGGCGAGGCCGCGCAGGCCGAGACCGTGCGCAAGATGGTCGTGGCGATGGCCAAGGACCCCCGGGTCCTGGTGATCAAGCTGGCCGACCGGCTGCACAACATGCGCACCATGCGCTACCTCAAGCGCGAGAAGCAGGAGAAGAAGGCCCGCGAGACGCTGGAGATCTACGCTCCGCTGGCGCACCGCCTGGGCATGAACACCATCAAGTGGGAGCTGGAGGACCTCGCCTTCGCGATCCTCTACCCCAAGATGTACGACGAGATCGTGCGGCTCGTCGCCGAGCGCGCCCCCAAGCGGGACGAGTACCTGGCCATAGTGACCGACGAGGTCCAGGCCGACCTGCGCGCGGCGCGCATCAAGGCCACCGTCACCGGCCGGCCGAAGCACTACTACAGCGTCTACCAGAAGATGATCGTGCGAGGCCGCGACTTCGCCGAGATCTACGACCTGGTGGGCATCCGCGTCCTCGTCGACACCGTCCGCGACTGCTACGCGGCGCTCGGCACCGTCCACGCCCGGTGGAACCCGGTCCCGGGGCGGTTCAAGGACTACATCGCGATGCCCAAGTTCAACATGTACCAGTCGCTGCACACGACCGTGATCGGTCCCAGCGGCAAGCCGGTCGAGCTGCAGATCCGTACGTTCGACATGCACCGGCGCGCGGAGTACGGCATCGCCGCGCACTGGAAGTACAAGCAGGAAGCCGTGGCCGGCGCGTCCAAGGTGCGGACCGACGTACCGAAGAACAAGGCCGACGGTCAAGACACGGTCAACGACATGGCGTGGCTGCGCCAACTGCTGGACTGGCAGAAGGAGACCGAGGACCCGGGCGAGTTCCTGGAGTCGCTGCGCTTCGACCTGTCCCGCAACGAGGTCTTCGTCTTCACGCCGAAGGGTGACGTCATAGCGCTGCCCGCCGGCGCCACCCCCGTGGACTTCGCCTACGCGGTGCACACCGAGGTCGGCCACCGGACCATAGGCGCCCGCGTCAACGGGCGGCTCGTCCCGCTCGAATCGACCCTCGACAACGGCGACCTCGTGGAGGTCTTCACCTCCAAGGCGCCCGGCGCCGGCCCCTCCCGGGACTGGCTCGGCTTCGTGAAGTCGCCGCGCGCCCGCAACAAGATCCGCGCGTGGTTCTCCAAGGAGCGCCGCGACGAGGCCATCGAGCAGGGCAAGGACGCCATCGCCCGCGCGATGCGCAAGCAGAACCTGCCGATCCAGCGCATCCTCACCGGGGACTCGCTGGTCACGCTCGCGCACGAGATGCGCTACCCGGACATCTCGTCCCTGTACGCCGCCATCGGCGAGGGCCACGTCACGGCGCAGAGCGTCGTGCAGAAGCTGGTCCAGGCGCTCGGCGGGCAGGACGAGGCGACCGAGGACATCGCCGAGTCCACCCCGATCCGGCCGCGCTCCAAGCGGCGCTCCAGCGCCGACCCGGGCGTGGTGGTGAAGGGCGTCGACGACGTGTGGGTGAAGCTGGCGCGCTGTTGTACGCCGGTGCCGGGCGACCCGATCATCGGCTTCGTGACCCGCGGCAACGGCGTCTCGGTGCACCGCGCCGACTGCGTCAACGTCGACTCGCTGTCCAAGCAGCCGGAGCGCATCCTGGACGTCGAGTGGGCGCCCACCCAGTCCTCGGTCTTCCTGGTCGCCATCCAGGTCGAGGCGCTGGACCGGTCCCGGCTGCTGTCGGACGTCACCCGCATCCTGTCCGACCAGCACGTCAACATCCTGTCCGCGGCCGTCCAGACGTCCCGCGACCGGGTGGCGACCTCCCGCTTCACCTTCGAGATGGGCGACCCGAAACATCTTGGGCACGTCCTGAAGGCGGTCCGGAGCGTGGAGGGCGTGTACGACGTGTACCGCGTGACGTCGGCACGCAGGCCCTGA
- the ruvB gene encoding Holliday junction branch migration DNA helicase RuvB, producing the protein MNWDEPTETAAGPPPGGTAEWPDRLVGSDADGEDTAVEAALRPKDLDEFVGQERVREQLDLVLRAARARGATADHVLLSGAPGLGKTTLSMIIAAEMGAPIRITSGPAIQHAGDLAAILSSLQEGEVLFLDEIHRMSRPAEEMLYMAMEDFRVDVIVGKGPGATAIPLELPPFTLVGATTRAGLLPPPLRDRFGFTGHMEFYAPGELERVIHRSAGLLDVHIEAEGAAEIAGRSRGTPRIANRLLRRVRDYAQVKADGVITRETAAQALDVYEVDARGLDRLDRAVLTALLKLFGGGPVGLSTLAVAVGEERETVEEVAEPFLVREGLLARTPRGRIATPAAWTHMGLTPPQQQAGGAGQQGLFGA; encoded by the coding sequence GTGAACTGGGACGAGCCCACCGAGACCGCGGCCGGACCGCCCCCGGGCGGCACGGCCGAGTGGCCCGACCGGCTGGTGGGGTCCGACGCGGACGGCGAGGACACCGCGGTCGAGGCCGCGCTGCGCCCCAAGGACCTGGACGAGTTCGTGGGCCAGGAGCGGGTGCGCGAGCAGCTCGACCTGGTGCTGCGCGCGGCCCGCGCCCGGGGTGCCACCGCCGACCACGTCCTGCTCTCCGGCGCCCCCGGCCTGGGCAAGACCACCCTCTCCATGATCATCGCCGCCGAGATGGGCGCCCCGATCCGCATCACCTCGGGCCCCGCCATCCAGCACGCCGGCGACCTGGCCGCGATCCTGTCCTCCCTCCAGGAGGGCGAGGTGCTCTTCCTCGACGAGATCCACCGGATGTCCCGGCCCGCCGAGGAGATGCTCTACATGGCCATGGAGGACTTCCGCGTCGACGTCATCGTCGGCAAGGGCCCCGGCGCCACCGCCATCCCCCTGGAACTGCCGCCCTTCACCCTGGTCGGCGCCACCACCCGGGCCGGTCTGCTGCCCCCGCCGCTGCGCGACCGCTTCGGCTTCACCGGCCACATGGAGTTCTACGCCCCCGGCGAACTGGAACGCGTCATCCACCGCTCCGCCGGACTGCTCGACGTGCACATAGAGGCCGAGGGCGCCGCGGAGATCGCCGGACGCTCCCGCGGCACCCCGCGCATCGCCAACCGCCTGCTGCGCCGCGTCCGCGACTACGCGCAGGTCAAGGCCGACGGCGTGATCACCCGGGAGACCGCGGCGCAGGCCCTGGACGTCTACGAGGTCGACGCCCGCGGCCTGGACCGCCTGGACCGCGCGGTGCTTACCGCGCTGCTCAAGCTGTTCGGCGGCGGACCGGTGGGGCTGTCCACCCTGGCGGTGGCGGTGGGGGAGGAGCGTGAGACCGTCGAGGAGGTCGCCGAGCCGTTCCTCGTACGCGAGGGCCTGCTCGCCCGTACCCCCCGGGGCCGGATCGCCACCCCCGCCGCATGGACCCACATGGGGCTGACACCGCCCCAGCAGCAGGCGGGCGGAGCCGGACAGCAGGGCCTGTTCGGGGCGTGA
- a CDS encoding DUF349 domain-containing protein, translated as MSSDPWGRVDETGTVYVRTADGEQVVGSWQAGTPEEALAYFERKYEGLVVEIGLLERRVRTTDLSAKDATAAIDHLRQQVDEHHAVGDLDALRKRLDQLVTDVEARREERKAQKARQSDEARQAKEKLVAEAEELAASEQWRAAGERLRALVDTWKGLPRLDRKADDELWHRFSHARSAFSKRRKAHFASLDAQREEARKTKERLVSEAEALSGSTDWGPTAARYRELMADWKAAGRAQREHEDDLWNRFRGAQDVFFQARSEVFAERDAEQRENLTRKEELVAEAEKLLPVSDLKAARAAFRSINERWEAIGHVPRDARPKIEGRMHAVERAIQESEEAEWRRTNPEARARAAGLTGQLQDAVDKLQKQIDAARAAGNDAKADKLGRELEGRQALLDQALKGLEEFGGK; from the coding sequence GTGAGCAGCGACCCATGGGGCCGCGTCGACGAGACGGGGACCGTGTACGTGCGTACCGCCGACGGCGAGCAGGTCGTCGGATCGTGGCAGGCGGGAACTCCCGAAGAGGCCCTCGCCTACTTCGAGCGCAAGTATGAGGGCCTGGTCGTCGAGATCGGCCTCCTCGAACGGCGGGTCAGGACCACCGACCTGTCGGCCAAGGACGCGACGGCCGCGATCGACCACCTGCGGCAGCAGGTGGACGAACACCACGCGGTGGGTGACCTGGACGCGCTGCGCAAGCGGCTGGACCAGCTCGTCACCGATGTCGAGGCGCGCCGCGAGGAGCGCAAGGCGCAGAAGGCGCGGCAGAGCGACGAGGCCCGGCAGGCCAAGGAGAAGCTGGTCGCCGAGGCCGAGGAGCTGGCGGCCAGCGAGCAGTGGCGGGCGGCCGGCGAGCGGCTGCGGGCCCTGGTGGACACCTGGAAGGGGCTGCCGCGGCTGGACCGCAAGGCGGACGACGAGCTGTGGCACCGCTTCTCGCACGCCCGCTCGGCGTTCTCCAAGCGGCGCAAGGCGCACTTCGCGTCGCTGGACGCGCAGCGCGAGGAGGCCCGCAAGACCAAGGAGCGGCTGGTCTCGGAGGCCGAGGCGCTGTCCGGTTCGACGGACTGGGGGCCCACCGCGGCCCGTTACCGCGAGCTGATGGCCGACTGGAAGGCCGCGGGCCGCGCCCAGCGCGAGCACGAGGACGACCTGTGGAACCGCTTCCGCGGCGCCCAGGACGTCTTCTTCCAGGCGCGCAGCGAGGTGTTCGCCGAGCGCGACGCCGAGCAGCGGGAGAACCTCACGCGCAAGGAGGAGCTGGTCGCCGAGGCGGAGAAGCTGCTCCCGGTCTCGGACCTGAAGGCGGCGCGGGCCGCGTTCCGTTCGATCAACGAGCGGTGGGAGGCCATCGGCCATGTGCCGCGGGACGCCCGCCCGAAGATCGAGGGCCGGATGCACGCGGTCGAGCGCGCCATCCAGGAGTCCGAGGAGGCCGAGTGGCGCCGGACGAACCCGGAGGCGCGGGCGCGCGCCGCGGGTCTGACCGGGCAGCTCCAGGACGCGGTCGACAAGCTGCAGAAGCAGATCGACGCGGCCCGCGCGGCCGGCAACGACGCCAAGGCCGACAAGCTCGGCCGCGAGCTGGAGGGCCGCCAGGCGCTGCTGGACCAGGCGCTGAAGGGGCTTGAGGAGTTCGGCGGTAAGTAG
- the yajC gene encoding preprotein translocase subunit YajC: MSIVTLLPFIVLIGAMFLMTRSAKKKQQAAAQMRDEMQPGTGVRTIGGMYATVKEIHDDTVLLEVAPGVHALYAKNAVGAVLPDEEYNRILDGAEGGKDGAIVPDDASSLTEGTPAADQADAGDKPANLDKSPKADLAKGEPAADAKDAAKAGDAAGAEAAEGAKSGAQADKADQAEKKDGGADAK; the protein is encoded by the coding sequence GTGAGTATCGTGACTCTCCTCCCCTTCATCGTCCTCATCGGGGCCATGTTCCTGATGACCCGGTCCGCCAAGAAGAAGCAGCAGGCGGCCGCGCAGATGCGCGACGAGATGCAGCCCGGCACCGGCGTCCGGACGATTGGGGGCATGTACGCCACCGTCAAGGAGATCCACGACGACACCGTCCTCCTGGAGGTGGCCCCCGGCGTGCACGCCCTCTACGCCAAGAACGCGGTCGGCGCGGTCCTCCCGGACGAGGAGTACAACCGCATTCTCGACGGCGCCGAGGGCGGCAAGGACGGCGCGATCGTGCCGGACGACGCCTCCTCGCTGACCGAGGGCACCCCGGCCGCTGACCAGGCCGACGCCGGCGACAAGCCCGCGAACCTGGACAAGTCGCCGAAGGCCGACCTGGCGAAGGGCGAGCCCGCCGCCGACGCGAAGGACGCCGCGAAGGCCGGGGACGCGGCCGGTGCCGAGGCCGCCGAGGGCGCCAAGAGCGGTGCGCAGGCCGACAAGGCCGACCAGGCCGAGAAGAAGGACGGCGGCGCCGACGCGAAGTAG
- a CDS encoding peptidylprolyl isomerase: MVSSDQRRRQLAREKYERQQQRRAAARRKTKRRNVIVAAAVAVALAAGAAAYASVGLTGGDDTVDAAAPSPSKAADPCGKPAPGSPSKKTWKKEPEMSVDTSAAYAMKLQTTCGDIGIKLDAAKAPHTVNSFAFLAGEKFFDHSKCHRLVDQGIYVLQCGDPTGTGAGTPGYTVPDENLKDPKLKGDIYPAGTVAMANRYDGKSDKTRNSGGSQFFLVYQDSKLPPNYTPFGTVTEGMDVLKKIAGAGSTPDPSTGNTAPNATVVIDRATVTKT; this comes from the coding sequence GTGGTCAGCAGCGATCAGCGGCGGCGGCAGCTCGCCCGCGAGAAGTACGAGCGCCAGCAGCAGCGGCGTGCCGCGGCCCGGCGCAAGACCAAGCGCCGCAACGTGATCGTCGCGGCGGCCGTGGCGGTCGCGCTGGCCGCCGGCGCGGCCGCGTACGCCTCGGTCGGGCTGACGGGCGGTGACGACACGGTCGACGCGGCGGCGCCCAGCCCGAGCAAGGCCGCCGACCCGTGCGGCAAGCCGGCCCCGGGCTCGCCGTCCAAGAAGACCTGGAAGAAGGAACCGGAGATGTCCGTCGACACCTCCGCCGCGTACGCGATGAAGCTGCAGACGACCTGCGGCGACATCGGCATCAAACTGGACGCCGCCAAGGCGCCGCACACCGTCAACTCCTTCGCGTTCCTGGCGGGCGAGAAGTTCTTCGACCACAGCAAGTGCCACCGGCTGGTCGACCAGGGCATCTACGTCCTCCAGTGCGGCGACCCGACCGGCACCGGCGCGGGCACCCCCGGCTACACCGTCCCGGACGAGAACCTGAAGGACCCGAAGCTCAAGGGCGACATCTACCCGGCGGGCACGGTCGCGATGGCCAACCGCTACGACGGCAAGAGCGACAAGACCCGTAACAGCGGCGGCAGCCAGTTCTTCCTCGTCTACCAGGACAGCAAGCTGCCCCCGAACTACACGCCCTTCGGCACCGTCACCGAGGGCATGGACGTCCTGAAGAAGATCGCCGGGGCGGGCTCGACGCCCGATCCGTCGACGGGCAACACCGCACCCAACGCGACGGTGGTGATCGACCGGGCGACCGTCACCAAAACCTGA
- the ruvA gene encoding Holliday junction branch migration protein RuvA has protein sequence MIAFVSGPVAALAPDTAVVEVGGIGMAVQCTPGTLSGLRVGQQAKLATSLVVREDSLTLYGFADDDERQTFELLQTASGVGPRLAQAMLAVHSPDTLRLAVANGDEKTLTAVPGIGKKGAQKLLLELKDRLGAPVGTGGAGVGSAVTAGWGDQLHAALIGLGYATREADEAVSAVAPQAEAAVAEGGTPQVSQLLKAALQSLNRAR, from the coding sequence GCCCTGGCTCCGGACACCGCCGTCGTGGAGGTGGGCGGCATCGGCATGGCCGTGCAGTGCACGCCCGGCACCCTGTCCGGGCTGCGCGTCGGCCAGCAGGCCAAGCTGGCCACCTCCCTGGTCGTACGGGAGGACTCGCTCACCCTGTACGGCTTTGCCGATGACGACGAGCGGCAGACGTTCGAACTGCTGCAGACCGCTAGCGGCGTGGGCCCGCGGCTGGCGCAGGCCATGCTCGCGGTGCACTCCCCGGACACGCTGCGCCTCGCCGTCGCCAACGGTGACGAGAAGACGCTCACGGCCGTGCCCGGCATCGGCAAGAAGGGCGCCCAGAAGCTCCTGCTGGAGCTGAAGGACCGGCTCGGGGCGCCCGTCGGCACGGGCGGCGCGGGCGTCGGCAGTGCCGTGACGGCCGGGTGGGGCGACCAGTTGCACGCCGCGCTGATCGGCCTGGGGTACGCGACCCGGGAGGCCGACGAGGCGGTGTCCGCGGTCGCGCCGCAGGCCGAGGCGGCGGTCGCCGAGGGCGGCACGCCGCAGGTGTCGCAACTGCTCAAGGCGGCCCTCCAGTCGCTGAACCGGGCGCGGTGA
- a CDS encoding adenine phosphoribosyltransferase has product MSAPDGLRELLLNRIADVPDYPKPGVVFKDITPLLADPAAFGALTDAFVSLCERYEADKVVGLEARGFILAAPVAVRAGIGFVPVRKAGKLPGATLRQAYDLEYGTAEIEIHADAVAVGDRVLVIDDVLATGGTAEASLELVRRAGAEVAGVAVLMELGFLAGRQRLEPGLKGAPLEALITV; this is encoded by the coding sequence ATGAGCGCCCCCGACGGCCTGCGGGAGCTGCTGCTCAACCGGATCGCGGACGTGCCGGACTATCCGAAGCCGGGCGTGGTGTTCAAGGACATCACGCCGCTGCTGGCGGACCCGGCCGCCTTCGGCGCGCTGACCGACGCGTTCGTGTCGCTGTGCGAGCGGTACGAGGCCGACAAGGTCGTGGGCCTGGAGGCGCGCGGGTTCATCCTGGCCGCTCCGGTGGCCGTACGGGCCGGCATCGGCTTCGTCCCCGTACGCAAGGCGGGCAAACTGCCCGGCGCGACGCTCCGCCAGGCGTACGACCTGGAGTACGGCACGGCCGAGATCGAGATACACGCGGACGCGGTCGCGGTCGGCGACCGGGTGCTGGTGATCGACGACGTGCTGGCCACCGGCGGTACGGCCGAGGCGTCGCTGGAGCTGGTCCGGCGGGCCGGGGCCGAGGTCGCCGGTGTGGCGGTGCTGATGGAGCTGGGTTTCCTGGCCGGGCGGCAGCGGCTGGAGCCGGGCCTGAAGGGCGCTCCGCTGGAGGCGCTGATCACGGTCTGA